The window agaaatgaatccgcgcgaacgttcgctacgaaacaggtcaaaatcTGCAActgaaaaccgaaatgtagttatacagttccgccggccgaatattcggcggccggataccggatattcagcCGATAGGcagaccgaatatccggtatccagtatccggccaaaccactatccgttgcatctctagtcatttcaacttttaaaaagtttggaactcgacaaataatggaatttgtatgcaacattgcagtcctaaaatcgaggctgcaatgtttttaactttttaatttttgactgaccataaactacgcgcttcgcgtcctattttttagacggcaaagtcgactttgccgtccatttttgagaaaattagatttaagaaacagacacggtcataatcgtacttgtttattattttataaaacaatttaataattccattgacttgcacccgcactcatttcgaacctagaaatgagtccgcgcgaacattcactaggaaacaggtcaaacctgcagaatgcgcacctgaaaaaccgaaatgtaggtatagttccgctagccgaatatccggcggccggataccggatattcggcctgaccctcagccaaacaactatccgttgcatctctacaaaTTTTTAGCGCGAGGTGTAAATATAAAACTTATGATTCCGATATAGCCCACAACATGACAGACACTTTATAGACACACACAGCACAGCACACACTTTACCCATtgcacaatagttatttacagtacatatggtcctatttttccgcactagtgcgtaaaatagcacttttcgtgcgatgtcaaaagtttaaagggccatatgtactgtaaaacgttgtacgatacacgtgcgaatagataattcgcaactcgtgtcgatttaaaacactcccttcggtcgtgttttaatttatcgccactcgtttcgaattttctcttttacgcacttgtatcgtaaataactattgttttacaagggggcaaagttgttgtttcaccgctcgtgctaatattgatacccgagcaagcgaaagattccaaaattgaaccacgagcgtagcgagtggttcgaaaaatggaatcttgagcgttgcgagggtttcaaagcgcgagggttaaacaaaatttgcccccgagtgaaacacaaaatttttcaccacaccaacccgaagcaaatattaaatgtaaaatatcaaacaaaatcaaaccaaaacaaatccaaatgaatgttattaaatatttatcatccaaaatcatcatttaaaagtcaattctaccagcaaacataagaaaacaactcaaaatttgcatttgattactttgcctcacatgtggataaaatgcaactttgctattcgtttttgaagtgcaaagtaattctttccgagctggtgtggtgaaaaggatattgtttattttaaacaGCGTGAGAATTGGTAACTAATAATAACCAGTCTAACCACCAAATGCCTAAAAAGcccattttcaccacaccagctcggaaaggcttactttgcacttcaaaaacgaatagcaaatttgcattttattcacatgtgaggcaaagtaatcaaatgcaaattttgagttgttttcttatgtttgctggtagaattgacttttaaatgatgatttcggatgataaatatttaataacattcatttggatttgatttggtttgattttgtttgatattttacatttaatatttgcttcaggttggtgtggtgaaaaattttgtgtgtttctctcgggggcaaattttgtttaaccctcgtggtttgaaaccctcgcagcgctcaagattccatttttcgaaccactcgctacgctcgtggttcaattttgcaatCTATCGcttactcgggtatcaatattagcacgagcggttaaacaacaactttgcccccttgtaaaacaaataactattacaaaaCAGTAAAATCGCAATCATACACACAAATTTTAAGCCATATATAGATATTACTCACTTTGGAACTACATGCTGGAAGCCATGTCGATATTCATGTTCAAAAGCCGGTATCACCACCTGTCACAAAATAATGAAGTGATCATTGCACAATGCACGCAATAGCGGCagagtctcagtaatagggtcccattttcaccctaaaaaaatacctaatataaaaCTAAGAGCAAGGCAGAGCAGAGGTAGCCACTATGAGAAAAAGGATCGCGCGTCGCAATGTCTTGTTGtttttagggccaccccacatctggcgtctttcgagcgtcgacgCCTCACCAACGCCCGCGCGGCGTCGACGCCGCGCTCCCGCAGCGCCGGCGCGACGCTGCGGCGCCTCTCGAACGTCGACGCCACAACAACGGCCGCGCGGCGCCTCCGCGACGCCAGCCGCGACCAACGTCCAGTCAGCGCCCGCGCAGCGTCTCTCCCCCCGCTCCCTGCCCGCCGCATCTTACTTGACTAGTCTTTACGTAAGCACCACAGGAAACACATGTCATGTCGGAAACGCAGTCACCGCCACCGTCGGAGGACGAGTTAGATATTGAACTTTTTATACATGAAATTCAAAATCGTCCTGTTATGTTTACGGAATCCATGACTTTTTTGATACTCGAACAAATTCGAACAGTAAGTACGTGAATCCTATTTGGTGCCTAATTTTCAACTGATATTGTTGAGACGCGGTGGGTTGCGTGCTCTGTCCGTCGCAGTGACGCTGCGTGGGCGCCGACAAGACGCTCCGACGCTCGACAGCCGCCACTGACGTCGAGGAGGCGCGGCGCTAACGCGGCGTCGACGCCGCGCGGACGTTACTGCGACGTCGACGTTCGAGAGGCGCCGCAGCGTCGCGTCGGCGCTGCGGGAGCGTGGCGTCGACGCCGCGCGGGCGTTGGTGAGGcgtcgacgctcgaaagacgctagatgtgggggggcccttaatatTTAGTCACTGCCAAgtcagtgcaaagttagcttggtCGCAGTCCTATCATCTTCATATAATATACTGCGTCACAGGGCAGACACgcatcaaaaatcatttgcgcCGCAcgtctgtacagtcgccatcagatatatcgcagcggccaaggtggtcacaaatatctgaacacgcctctatttagGAAAGGAGGCATTTAGGAAAAATACCATgagaaaacaaataacttttgtaccagtaacctcggaccgcgtgaaaagaatgaagctaagtttagttcaggcgctaccctttttgtcttccgatatgagtcctaatagtatgtataattcattctttcacacttttatgaatcattataatgcgatattcacctcaaaatcggtcgtagttagtggtgcatcagtttttagtgagtgggctactgcggacttacatcaaagaagacgtgaactgtatgccttatatgaggaacggcggtttaatcagagtgatgaatttaaagaacatgtgaaggcgtattcgaagaagtttaaagtagattgtcatatagctaagcgaaattatctaagtcagaaaataaaaagtagttcagacattattaaagcaacctggaaagtaataaatgtggagactggtcgttcgaaacacacaattaaagaactaaaactaaacattgataacaaaattatagattctaatttagaagtagctacagaatttgaaaaatttttcaccgaggtaccagtatctacaactaaggatttaaattcatcaccctcatctgctgttacattattaaaagataacgctccagagtgttgtggagaccttcattttgaacatgtttgaaatcaattaatgtcaaaaaaactagtgacctctggggagtctctgtccatgctgtcaaatccttagtagaaattgtagcgcctgacttggtagttatatttaacaacagtgttgattgcggcgagtttcctgatctaatgaaacatagtaaagtaattcctttatttaaatctggtagcagctctgaccccactaactttagaccgatatctgtgctaccaacatttagcaagatttttgaaaaattagttctttctcaattagtacgacattttaacgttaataatttgatgcataataaataagcagtttggttttacacggggtcgctcaacaaacgatgctggtgttgagctaattaagcatattttcgatgcctgggaggagtcacgagatgctttaggtgtcttctgtgatttatctaaggccttcgactctgtttgtcatgaaacattaatcaggaaacttcattattacagcgttagaggatcggcactgaatttacttaagtcctacttaaatggtagaatacaaagggtcgatgtgaatggacagcgatcacctgggtcattggtctctatgggtgtaccacaggggtcaatattggggcctttcctgttccttatctacataaatgacttgccattccttgttaagacccaccatgatatagtattgtttgcagacgacacctcacttattttcaaagtcaaacgacagcaacaaacttacaatgatgtaaacaatgctatttcaaaattggttcaatgttaataatttaatgttaaatgagaaaaaaactaaatgtattaagtttgtcactagtagtaacgtaaggcatgtgcaagcaagtgtcattgtgaaggatgaggaattggaattagttgatagtacagtttttcttggtataactttagattctaaactccagtggggtccccatattgctactctttcgaatagactgagctctgcagcttttgcagtgagcaaaatccgtcagttaactgatgtgaaaacagctcgattagtatattttagttacttccatagcattatggcatatggtattttactgtggggcggtgcttcagagataaataccatttttgttctgcagaagagggctattcgagcaatatacaaaatgaaccatagagactcacttagagataaatttaaggaaattgacataatgacagtgcactgtcaatacatttatgagaatattctgtatgtacataaaaatattgtaaattttaggaaaaattgtgaaatccataatattaatactagaaataaacataagttcgcagtgcccttcactcggctccataaaattaaaaaatcattcatgggtaattgtgtaagattttataataaacttccaaaccatattactgaattatctattaataaatttaagaattatgtaaagcgtaaacttatttccaaagcttattataccacacaggactacatgaatgataatacaacgtgggattaattgttattcgaaatgattatttatttattaggtatatttgattattgatgaggaaatggatattccgatgtaatattatctacttgtttgttacttatgcttttttttgacatttagattttattctagaaattctagactagtatttttttatacaattttttttttaatgtttgacgatccttttgtgaaattcttagtgttaaatttgacatgtataataatcgaattttattatggaataatattaacatcaataaattgctctgataattagattaagattaattacgattcataagagcttgttgctaggcctacatgaataaagtatattttgattgattgattgattattgtcaaggcgttaaagcgcttgttcagatattgtgaacaccttggccgctccgatatatctgatggcgactgtacacgcgtcattgtgtatgtgtgggtaagtcgctttactgagaggacgccagaagtccgccagattcatgtcgcggggcgaggtaatgcgagtcggtgcggggcggtgcgtggccgttctgtatgataatactattacttattctgtgagtGCGTATGTAGTGTAGGTACCTGTTTGCGCTTGAAGTGGCTGGCCTGCAGCTTGTGCAGCGCGTGCGTGTGCCGCTCGGGCCACTCGGGCAGCACGACGAGGAAGGAGAGCGGCTCGGCCGAGTCCTGCAGCAGCCGCTCCATGTGGCGCAGCGCCGCCTCCAGCAGCTCCTCGCAGTACGGCGGGTGCGCCACCATCGACCCCGACACCGGCCGCAGCTCCAGGAACGGGCTACAAGCAAAGTCACCATCAGTGGCGGAGCGTACATAGGAACcggattcccatcggcttgtctgatCTGATATTCAGGCTCTTGGACCATTTTCTTcaaacttatgaagaaaaggaaggacaactcagctacggcttgcttacgaacaatctagacgcgccgccactggtaacCATGTATACTTTATTAAACACTTTCAACGCTCGCATATCGTGTGCGGCGCGTCATAGTGGACCTTGTCAGAATGTACGAAGGTTGGTAATGGTATTTGGCTGGAGCCGCGCACGTCAATTGACGCGAATGGCGATCGAAGGGTTTTGATTGTAAAGATATATAGATAAcggggggtattactgcaatgttctgccgccagagtgtcAGAACATAGTCATGTTTTGGAGTAAATTATTTGTAAAACTTTTGTTTTGATAACCAGAGTAACCGAAAAATGcatattaggggtcatccattaattacatcacacgtttagggggagggagggggtcaagaaaatgtgacatgttgtgacatgggggaggggggagacacaaactttgtgacgtcactttaacttcatcagtaaccgaaaatttatttaaattattttattcgctgtacatttaaataacaagtttttaaaacgataatcgtttaatcgttctttcctaagcagttttgggttataaaattactaatatttatatcgtcaaaaatattttgataaaatattaataatacttaggtacttaattcgatttggcgatttcgtagaaaaaattgacgtcacactaggggggaggggtttgctaaatgtgaccaagtgtgactaggagggggggaggggtcaaaaaacctagaaattcgtgtgacgtaattaatggatgccCCCTTAGGTCCGTGCAGAGAGATCTACTTCAGCTGTCGAATTTGATGGCAGGAATTTTCAGGAAGGACAATGAAAATTTGTAAAGAAATGATATAATGTCCGTTGCGGCACGCTGAAGTCGATTTAAAGTACGTTAAAACTAGTATTTTGCATTAGCAGCGGTGCGAAGTTCCACCGCCGTTGTGTGCTGAAGGCCTACCGCCAGAGCGGAAAAATCTAAAATCGTCTCTGACATATGCAGGTGGAGCTGAAAAAGATGCGAGTCGATGTTATGACTGTCTCtcaaataatagtacctatacAGAATAAACGTACCCACGAGATCCAAAGTAAGAGTCAGTATCAGCGAAAGCCGAGCAGTACTGACGGAAGTAACAGTCGAGCGGGGAGGCGAAGCACTCAAACGTGACGCCGAAGCAGCGGTGCAAGCACTCGAGCACGGGCACGGGCAGCGCCATCTGTGCGAGCTGCGCGTCGCCGCCCGCGCCCACCCACGCCGCGTAGCGCCGCAGCACGCACCACACCCGGGAGAGGAACTGCTCGAACTTCTTGTCGTCGAAACAGCTGTACCGGTATAGGCACTCCTGAAAATAAAGCGAGTAACAGATAGTAGTAACAGAAGAAAAACTGAATATTTCATGAAATCGTTAGATAGcgctttggggtcatccattaattacgtcacaccaatttctaggttttttgacccctcccccccccttgtcacacttggtcacatttggcaaacccctccccccctagtgtgacgtcacattttttctacgaaatcgccaaatcgaattaagtacctaagtattattaatattttatcaaaataattttgacgatataaatattagtaattttataacccaaaactccttaggaaagaaaattaaacgattaaaaactattttcgttttaaaaacttgttatttaaatgtacagcgaactaaataatttaaataaattttcggttactgatgaagttaaagtgacgtcacaaagtttgtgtctcccccctcccccatgtcacaatatgtcacattttcttgaccccctccctccccctaaacgtgtgacgtaattaatggatgacccctttggCGCAAAAAGACATTGATAGAAAATGTTCCAAGAAATTAGCGAGACGAATAGAGGACCGCTATTCCTGcctctttatttttattattcttattcGTTATTCGTCTCTCGACTCGACGGACatgtaaataacttttttaagAAGTGTTAAGCGTGGAAATATCACTAATGTAGCAGAAAAGACATAAGTGACACTCAAAAACttaggtaaaaataaaaaacatgtaGTTGTAGTTTTTTACAGTTTACCTAGAGTATAGGTCCGCTTCTTGAGGAACCCTCtaaatttttctcaaaaatgaacATAACTTTACACATACAAATCAAACCAATGTTTTTAATGTGGCTGGCTCTTTTTCTTAAAGGTTCGCCAAGCGCTTGGTGATATATTAGTTTGAACACATAAAGAGTTTAGGTGTCAATGTCGTaggttgcatattttttaaacactCAAAGCATAGTTAATATGTCAATGGCGTCAAGGTTGTCTGATAAGATCGTAGAACACGTTAGgctattattattacaataaacGCCTGTCAAAAGGggcttatttaaattttacccTATCTGGTATTTCACGTACTGTTATTATGTACTACTGGATGTATCAGCTTCTCAAGCTTCTGTCTGGCTGTAGACGAGAAACCGCTACAGTATTATCGCGGCAGTGCAAAAATAATTCATAAGCTCATTGTAATATGTGTTCTTacaaattttatgttatttttacttctactactactactaatattcctacttgaataataatcTTTTTTCAAACTGCACCAAGTAGCATCATACTCCAATAGGTGTACCCACCAGCTTCTGAAGGTAGGCCGCGTTGATGACCTGCGTCTCGCCGAGGTAGCGCAGCAGCGCCTGGTCGCGGTCGAGGAAGTGCTCGACTAGGGGCGGCCGCGGCGCCGGCAGAGCAAACTGCACGGGGTAGCACCACACCTTCCGCAGTGCAGCCTGCTGCAGCGGCGCCGGCAGTTCCTACAtaacagataaaaaaaaatataataactgAGCATCATGGACATCAACGAGATCCCATTTACCGCGCCTATTTGctgttatttttgaaatttgttTGGTTTATTTATTGGATTTCAAAAACTTCATCCTAAAAATTTTTGATACGAAAATATTGTGAGGCTTCAATTAAACCTtcaataataagttttttttatcatatcAAGTTACTAATACCATCCTTACACAAATACACATGGATACCTTAGCCAATTCTAGTGAATGAAacttagggatcatccattaattacgtcacacgaatttctaggttttttgcccctccccccctccttgtcacacttggtcacattttgcaaatccctccccacctggtgtgacgtcacattttagacagttttgttttcaacgaaatcggcaatactaactcggcattcattttttttttatattttttttttgttcaaagaaatattagtaattttataacacaaaaccaattaggaacgaaaattacctacttccaaaacctcattatttaaatgtacagcgaataaaaaaatataaattaattttcggttactgatgaatagtgatgaagttaaaatgacgtcataatatttgtgactcccccctcccccatgtcacattttcttgaccccctcccaagccctaaacgtgtgacgtaattaatggatgaccccttagtggCTTTTTAGTAGGCAATGTAGCTGAATGTTATTTTAGACACtttttttcacttattataactAAGTGAACAATTGCTGACTAGcctttttttgatttcaataaggtaataatagtaataggtaagTCACATGCTGTtcatttgtaataaaataaaaccattaaacCTGCATAATTAGCCCTCAGGTTGAATAGTCTGCATGATGTTATATTGGTTTTGTCTCAGATTAAGTTATTCTGAACAGAAGTAATTTAGGTATCTAATATTAGGGCCACTGGGTAAAAGAAAATTGTCCTTCTTTCTCTTGCCTGAATTGCTTTACTTCTTATTACTTTTATAGATGATGTGAAAgttggaaaataaaaataaataagaattatGCATTAAGACTGAATAAATATTTGAGGAGACAATTTGTTATTTCTGTACCTGTATTCCATTTTCTTTTAACAGAGCACTATGTTTCTCTCGTATTTTGCGCGCATACTCTGCAGATAAGTGGTATATCTTCAAACAGATGCCTTCCACAGAAGCCTTCACTGTTTCAGCCAAATGTGGCTGACATTGTCTCTGAAACAATGATTAACATTAGATATATTCTACTGAGAATAACAttgtatttgatttatttgaagAAGCAGTGAgccattaaaaaattaaaactaactcGTAGGTGTGCCAGTCTGTCTTGAAAGTCATCATAAGTAGCTCCAACTGTGCGTCGGAGCCATTGGAATGTATCTTCTGCATTCCATTTCACCACCTTACGACTTTCAGGTGATGCATTCCTGGATTCTATCATTTTCTTTGCTGCTTCAGCATAGCGTGACAATTGTTTACGAGCATCCCCAGTGAATTTTGGATGTGTCAGCTTGATTGGTATATCGTTCATGATTTCTTCATACATAGAACGGGATATTTCTGGAAAGCAGTGACTTGGCAAAAGTGGATCTGAACCTCCTTGGTCATTCACTTTACGCTCCATAAGCCAACGATTGAATGAATCCTTTGGAGCATCAATACCCTCTCTGGTATGACACAACTCTTGATAGCACTGTCGAAGTTTGTTTGCGAGTGTAAATCTGAAACCTTCTATTTCTGGATGAGGATGGGGGCAGATTGTTGGGGGCCGTTCATATATAACCACATTTGTTGCCACCTCTATATCCCAAGGCCCTGCCAGAACAAACTTTTTAGGTGGAGGGCCATTGTCCTCTGAAGGTCGGCGCTTGCTGGCACTTGGAGTCATATTACCTGCATTGGGAGGACCAGTGTGACAAATGCCAAGGGGGTCTGTGATAGGGTCAAAATCTCTTTTTACCGCCGGTAGCTCCCACATTGATTCTCCAGAGAGCTTATTCCAAAAGTAGGGTCTGTTTTCTCGTTTGGACCAGTACTTGCGCCAGCCTTGTTGTATGAGATCTGGATGTAAGTCAGCAGCAAGGTGTGGAGCCAGCGGCGCTGGCGCCCCGGGCGTCTGAGGGGTTTCCCCACTTCCGCCGGG is drawn from Cydia fagiglandana chromosome 4, ilCydFagi1.1, whole genome shotgun sequence and contains these coding sequences:
- the LOC134663869 gene encoding mRNA (2'-O-methyladenosine-N(6)-)-methyltransferase; its protein translation is MNDVRDKVVAGSSSWENTTTRSDSSPETQSSPGGSGETPQTPGAPAPLAPHLAADLHPDLIQQGWRKYWSKRENRPYFWNKLSGESMWELPAVKRDFDPITDPLGICHTGPPNAGNMTPSASKRRPSEDNGPPPKKFVLAGPWDIEVATNVVIYERPPTICPHPHPEIEGFRFTLANKLRQCYQELCHTREGIDAPKDSFNRWLMERKVNDQGGSDPLLPSHCFPEISRSMYEEIMNDIPIKLTHPKFTGDARKQLSRYAEAAKKMIESRNASPESRKVVKWNAEDTFQWLRRTVGATYDDFQDRLAHLRRQCQPHLAETVKASVEGICLKIYHLSAEYARKIREKHSALLKENGIQELPAPLQQAALRKVWCYPVQFALPAPRPPLVEHFLDRDQALLRYLGETQVINAAYLQKLECLYRYSCFDDKKFEQFLSRVWCVLRRYAAWVGAGGDAQLAQMALPVPVLECLHRCFGVTFECFASPLDCYFRQYCSAFADTDSYFGSRGPFLELRPVSGSMVAHPPYCEELLEAALRHMERLLQDSAEPLSFLVVLPEWPERHTHALHKLQASHFKRKQVVIPAFEHEYRHGFQHVVPK